Proteins encoded in a region of the Stieleria neptunia genome:
- the queA gene encoding tRNA preQ1(34) S-adenosylmethionine ribosyltransferase-isomerase QueA: protein MSEIDFYDYELPRELIAQEPLTTRSDARLMLVNRASGEIDHHHVRDLPDLLRSEDTLVLNDSRVIPARMVGFRTRTQGRWQGLFLREDPGSGIWEVLTKTRGKLVTGETITIEDRNGLPGMRLEVVARTEHGHLLVLPRPPADRLAAAVDEENQLSQSSSADQWLNRYGRVPLPPYIRDGHMVDADVSNYQTVFARAPGSVAAPTAGLHFTPSLLGQIADGGTETASVTLHVGLGTFRPISSETLAEHEMHTEWGQITEENADLIVERRAAAGRCVAVGTTSVRVLESAAADLAGDLRAWTSTTDLFIRPPYRFQIVDALMTNFHLPKSTLLVLVSAFASRELILEAYAKAIENEYRFFSYGDAMLIV, encoded by the coding sequence ATGAGCGAAATTGATTTCTATGATTACGAATTGCCCCGCGAGCTGATCGCCCAGGAACCCCTGACGACTCGCAGTGACGCCCGGCTGATGTTGGTCAATCGGGCCAGCGGCGAGATCGATCACCACCATGTGCGTGATTTGCCGGATCTGTTGCGCAGCGAAGACACGCTGGTGCTCAATGACAGTCGCGTGATCCCGGCACGAATGGTCGGATTCCGCACGCGAACCCAGGGTCGTTGGCAAGGATTGTTTTTGCGTGAAGACCCGGGGTCAGGCATTTGGGAGGTCTTGACCAAAACCCGCGGCAAACTGGTAACCGGCGAGACGATCACGATTGAAGATCGCAACGGGTTGCCCGGCATGCGGCTGGAGGTGGTCGCGCGGACCGAGCACGGACATCTGCTGGTGTTGCCCCGACCGCCGGCCGATCGGCTGGCCGCGGCGGTCGACGAAGAAAATCAATTGTCGCAATCCTCCAGTGCCGATCAGTGGCTGAATCGTTACGGCCGTGTGCCGCTGCCGCCGTACATTCGCGACGGGCACATGGTGGATGCGGACGTTTCGAATTATCAAACGGTGTTCGCCAGAGCCCCCGGCAGCGTGGCGGCGCCGACGGCGGGCTTGCATTTCACGCCCAGCCTGCTCGGCCAGATCGCCGACGGGGGAACGGAAACGGCGTCGGTAACGCTGCACGTCGGACTGGGGACGTTTCGTCCGATCAGCAGCGAGACGTTGGCGGAGCACGAGATGCACACCGAGTGGGGGCAGATCACGGAAGAGAACGCCGATTTGATCGTCGAGCGACGAGCCGCGGCAGGTCGCTGCGTGGCCGTCGGCACGACCAGCGTCCGGGTGCTCGAAAGCGCCGCTGCCGACCTGGCGGGCGACCTGAGGGCCTGGACGTCGACGACCGATCTGTTTATCCGGCCCCCGTATCGATTCCAAATCGTCGACGCGCTGATGACCAATTTCCACCTGCCCAAGAGCACCTTGCTGGTGTTGGTCAGCGCCTTTGCGTCGCGGGAATTGATTCTCGAAGCCTACGCCAAAGCGATCGAAAACGAATATCGCTTCTTCAGCTATGGGGATGCGATGCTGATCGTGTAG
- the bshB1 gene encoding bacillithiol biosynthesis deacetylase BshB1 produces the protein MTEIHTDGPESIGDVQPLDFLVVAPHPDDAEIGMGGTIAKMIRQGMRVGILDLTSGEPTPHGSETIRRAETIRATEILNVTWRGNAGLVNRELQHTLEARKRIASYFRMLRPRWVFAPYFHDAHPDHVAATELIEAARFWSKLSKTDMPGERFHPERTFYYFCIHLRLAVQPSWIVDISETMDQKLDSIRAYESQFVVGRPTEPPTMLDRIETDGAYFGNLIARRYGEPFATKEPLALTSLRDVF, from the coding sequence ATGACCGAAATCCATACTGACGGCCCCGAGTCGATCGGTGACGTCCAGCCGCTCGATTTCCTTGTTGTCGCGCCGCATCCTGATGATGCCGAGATCGGGATGGGCGGAACGATCGCCAAAATGATTCGCCAAGGCATGCGGGTCGGAATCCTGGATCTGACCAGCGGGGAACCGACGCCGCACGGCAGCGAGACGATTCGCCGCGCCGAGACGATCCGCGCGACCGAAATCTTGAACGTGACCTGGCGCGGCAACGCGGGGCTGGTCAATCGAGAGCTACAGCACACGCTGGAAGCCCGAAAGCGGATCGCCAGCTACTTTCGGATGCTGCGCCCGCGTTGGGTGTTCGCGCCGTATTTTCACGACGCCCATCCCGACCACGTCGCCGCAACCGAACTGATCGAAGCGGCCCGGTTTTGGTCCAAGCTCAGCAAGACCGACATGCCCGGTGAACGGTTTCATCCCGAACGGACGTTCTATTATTTCTGCATTCATCTGCGTCTAGCCGTCCAACCGAGTTGGATCGTGGACATCAGCGAGACGATGGACCAGAAACTCGACTCGATCCGCGCCTATGAAAGCCAGTTCGTCGTCGGCCGCCCGACCGAACCACCGACGATGCTTGACCGCATCGAAACCGACGGAGCCTACTTCGGCAACCTGATCGCCCGCCGCTACGGAGAACCCTTCGCCACCAAAGAGCCCCTGGCGCTGACGTCCCTGCGAGATGTGTTCTAG
- a CDS encoding BatA domain-containing protein, with amino-acid sequence MSLLNAALAFGAFAFTIPLIIHLFFRSRFKTVDWGAMYLLESVVRVNRRRMQVTNLLLLLLRCAIPVLLAFCLARPVWTGLRALAGDAPKTLVIAIDDSRSLSLTPPGEPARIEVAKQEIRAVLAELTRRDEVMLVRGSRLGAVPSKMGVSDALATLRKIDAQGNAVSIGQLIDAAIAAADEGSHPRRQILVVSDFQAAAVDTATLEAARRIAETNKIEAETDGGDQLVIDMLDVGTHWDDLANVSVDAVTIDSPVIVSERSGVYTATLRNASDLPANDLRLIWSIDGKPLEPRVVSIDAKSTSTNRLTHTIDQAGIHEVAATIDRGDVLVDDNSRSVAVEVIDEVNVLLVDGRPSNESLGGQADFLAIALSPFAFGGDDRPDPVRAAVVTPKRLQSALDENQTRVIVLCGVGQLPDSAKQRIATFVDQGGALVVFDGPSLRPELYNQTWRNQDTALSFPASLGDIVGQPDVDSSASQETFAIDQPTSLYQPWKILARGSDNPLSAVNVSAYRALTIDAADESESTGRIVLLRTTDGAPLAVMDTVGDGTVVQFAISGNAAWTNLPLRPVFLPLIQQLVLDLAGKRSDAMIQVGQPIVIGPNQWPAMKSEPGTRTRTRFAARTPRGQFELETPDAGDPVRLTATYAPGVYRIQKRVTDLADPENSEIMETLRIATVDASESMLVDVSQERQQTLANILNAKIFESAALLQDADRSRSFGREIWRVILVLLLIALVAELWLQQNLVARRKITGGTP; translated from the coding sequence ATGAGTCTTCTGAACGCAGCGTTGGCGTTTGGCGCGTTCGCTTTCACGATCCCGCTGATCATCCATTTGTTCTTCCGCAGCCGGTTCAAAACCGTGGACTGGGGCGCGATGTACTTGCTCGAAAGCGTGGTGCGTGTCAATCGCCGTCGCATGCAGGTGACCAATCTGCTGTTGTTGTTGTTGCGATGTGCGATCCCCGTGCTGCTGGCTTTCTGTCTGGCACGTCCCGTTTGGACGGGGCTTCGCGCCCTCGCCGGCGATGCCCCGAAAACACTGGTCATCGCGATCGATGATTCGCGCAGCCTGTCGTTGACGCCGCCGGGTGAACCGGCGCGTATTGAAGTCGCCAAGCAAGAAATTCGAGCCGTGCTGGCGGAACTGACGCGACGCGACGAAGTGATGTTGGTGCGTGGCTCACGCCTGGGCGCCGTCCCGTCCAAGATGGGCGTTTCCGACGCGCTGGCCACCCTGCGTAAAATCGATGCCCAAGGCAACGCCGTCTCGATCGGTCAATTGATCGATGCGGCCATCGCGGCGGCCGACGAGGGCTCACATCCCCGACGCCAGATTCTGGTCGTGTCCGATTTTCAAGCCGCCGCCGTTGACACCGCGACTCTGGAAGCCGCCCGTCGGATCGCGGAGACGAACAAGATCGAAGCGGAAACCGACGGCGGCGATCAACTGGTCATCGACATGCTGGATGTGGGCACCCACTGGGACGATCTGGCCAATGTTTCGGTCGATGCGGTGACCATCGATTCGCCGGTGATCGTCAGCGAGCGTTCGGGGGTTTACACGGCGACACTACGCAATGCTTCCGACCTGCCCGCCAACGACTTGCGACTGATCTGGTCGATCGACGGAAAACCGCTCGAACCGCGAGTGGTTTCGATCGACGCGAAATCAACGTCGACGAATCGGCTGACGCACACGATCGACCAGGCCGGAATCCATGAAGTCGCCGCGACGATCGATCGTGGCGACGTTCTGGTCGACGACAATTCGCGTAGCGTGGCCGTCGAAGTGATCGATGAGGTCAACGTGCTGTTGGTCGACGGCCGGCCCAGCAACGAATCGCTCGGCGGGCAAGCCGACTTTTTGGCCATCGCGCTCAGCCCCTTTGCCTTCGGCGGTGATGATCGCCCCGATCCCGTCCGCGCCGCCGTGGTCACGCCCAAAAGGTTACAATCCGCACTCGATGAAAACCAGACGCGCGTCATTGTGCTCTGCGGCGTCGGACAGCTTCCCGATTCCGCCAAACAACGGATCGCGACCTTTGTCGACCAGGGCGGGGCGTTGGTCGTGTTCGACGGACCGAGTCTGCGCCCGGAGCTTTACAACCAGACTTGGCGAAACCAAGACACCGCGCTGTCGTTCCCCGCCTCACTCGGCGACATCGTGGGGCAACCCGACGTCGACAGCAGTGCCTCCCAAGAAACGTTTGCGATCGATCAACCCACCTCGCTGTACCAGCCCTGGAAGATTTTGGCTCGGGGAAGTGACAATCCCCTGTCCGCCGTCAACGTGTCGGCCTATCGTGCGCTGACGATCGACGCGGCCGATGAAAGCGAATCCACCGGTCGGATTGTCTTGCTGCGAACCACCGACGGAGCCCCGTTGGCGGTGATGGATACCGTCGGCGACGGGACGGTCGTGCAGTTTGCGATCTCGGGAAATGCCGCCTGGACCAACCTGCCGCTGCGCCCCGTCTTCCTGCCGCTGATTCAGCAACTGGTCCTGGACCTGGCCGGCAAACGCAGCGATGCCATGATCCAAGTCGGTCAGCCGATCGTGATCGGCCCGAACCAATGGCCGGCCATGAAGTCGGAACCGGGCACCCGAACCCGCACGCGTTTCGCCGCACGGACGCCGCGAGGACAATTCGAACTGGAGACGCCCGACGCGGGCGATCCCGTGCGTTTGACGGCGACCTATGCCCCCGGCGTCTACAGGATTCAAAAACGAGTGACCGATCTTGCCGATCCGGAGAACTCGGAAATCATGGAAACCCTGCGGATCGCGACGGTCGACGCGTCGGAATCGATGTTGGTCGACGTCAGCCAAGAGCGTCAACAAACGTTGGCGAACATCTTGAACGCCAAGATTTTCGAGAGCGCCGCGTTGCTGCAAGACGCCGACCGCTCGCGTTCCTTCGGACGCGAAATCTGGCGGGTGATCCTGGTGCTGCTGTTGATCGCGTTGGTTGCGGAACTGTGGTTGCAGCAAAATCTGGTCGCCCGCCGGAAGATCACCGGAGGCACACCGTGA
- the leuD gene encoding 3-isopropylmalate dehydratase small subunit: MQSFTKHTGIVATMDRANVDTDQIIPKQFLKRIERTGFGQFLFYDWRFLEDGETPNPEFELNQPAVEGASILVARRNFGSGSSREHAVWALDDYGFRSVIAPSFADIFFNNCFKNGVLPITLAESDIDHLFETAKAKGTYELTVDLENQVVKDADGWERPFEVDASRRDKMLQGLDDIGQTLKFEDKISQYETARTW, encoded by the coding sequence ATGCAAAGCTTTACCAAACACACCGGCATCGTCGCGACGATGGATCGTGCCAACGTGGACACCGATCAGATCATCCCCAAGCAGTTTCTTAAACGGATCGAACGAACCGGATTCGGCCAGTTTCTGTTTTACGACTGGCGTTTCCTGGAAGACGGCGAAACGCCCAACCCGGAATTCGAGCTGAACCAACCGGCCGTCGAAGGCGCATCGATCTTGGTCGCCCGCCGCAATTTCGGCAGCGGTTCCAGCCGCGAGCACGCGGTCTGGGCACTCGACGATTATGGGTTTCGCAGCGTGATCGCCCCTTCGTTCGCCGACATTTTCTTCAACAACTGTTTCAAAAACGGCGTGCTGCCGATCACCTTGGCCGAGTCCGACATCGACCATCTGTTCGAAACCGCGAAAGCCAAGGGCACCTACGAATTGACCGTCGACTTGGAGAATCAAGTCGTCAAAGACGCCGACGGTTGGGAGCGGCCCTTCGAAGTCGACGCCAGCCGACGCGACAAGATGCTGCAAGGGCTGGACGATATCGGACAAACGCTGAAGTTCGAAGACAAAATCTCCCAGTACGAAACCGCACGGACCTGGTAA
- a CDS encoding primase-helicase zinc-binding domain-containing protein, producing MPFYNLDELRRAAAGRWAEILISAGLPAACLDGRNRPCPKCGGRDRFAAFPDLQQRGAVHCRHCFTRGCAIPPGDGMATLRWWLGCSFAESLAFLADAVGVAPERGDRSPSRSAGGSRASHFGGNGAATVAPSFPTDLSQDIVDAHTHFAREAYRRIDRETRRRLAEQLSVSADALRALRVGLTTDRQSSTWPMRNETHTVIGVRICGLPWTDQRHAKWSRRGSQSGIFVARRVTSDTSFAADSTRLFITEGASDTAAAIGLGLWVIGRASCSASTFFVDRYIHRHQPSQLTIIADNDDAGRNGAKRLAKSLCQALPKSLSEIDVIQPPAPANDFRAWVGAASPPIDLEDAPKIASFAPLKQTKFEFG from the coding sequence ATGCCGTTTTACAATCTGGATGAACTCCGCCGAGCCGCGGCGGGACGCTGGGCAGAGATTCTGATCTCCGCCGGCCTCCCCGCGGCGTGTCTTGATGGTCGCAATCGCCCCTGTCCCAAGTGTGGCGGGCGTGACCGGTTCGCGGCGTTTCCGGATTTGCAGCAACGCGGGGCCGTCCATTGCCGTCACTGTTTTACCCGTGGCTGCGCGATCCCACCCGGTGACGGAATGGCCACGCTGCGTTGGTGGCTGGGTTGTTCGTTTGCCGAATCGCTCGCGTTCCTGGCCGACGCGGTCGGCGTCGCCCCCGAGCGTGGTGACCGTTCGCCGTCGCGTTCGGCCGGCGGCAGTCGTGCGAGCCATTTTGGTGGGAACGGCGCTGCGACGGTCGCGCCGTCTTTTCCCACCGATCTGTCCCAAGACATCGTTGACGCGCACACCCATTTCGCACGCGAAGCTTACCGTCGGATCGACCGGGAGACACGTCGTCGGTTGGCCGAGCAACTGTCTGTTAGTGCAGACGCCTTGCGGGCGCTCCGCGTTGGCCTGACCACCGACAGACAAAGTTCAACTTGGCCGATGCGCAATGAAACCCACACGGTGATCGGTGTTCGAATTTGCGGGTTGCCCTGGACCGATCAACGTCACGCGAAATGGTCGCGGCGGGGCAGCCAAAGCGGAATCTTTGTCGCCCGCCGCGTAACATCCGACACATCGTTCGCCGCGGACTCGACGAGACTTTTCATCACCGAAGGCGCTTCGGATACCGCCGCCGCAATCGGATTGGGGTTGTGGGTGATCGGACGAGCCAGTTGTAGCGCGTCGACATTTTTTGTCGACCGCTACATCCATCGCCATCAACCGAGCCAGCTGACGATCATCGCCGACAACGACGATGCGGGGCGAAACGGAGCCAAGCGGTTGGCGAAGTCGCTTTGCCAAGCCCTGCCAAAGTCGTTATCCGAAATCGATGTGATCCAGCCACCGGCCCCGGCCAATGACTTCAGAGCTTGGGTCGGCGCGGCATCGCCCCCGATCGATCTGGAGGATGCCCCAAAAATTGCCAGCTTCGCGCCGCTGAAACAAACCAAGTTTGAGTTTGGGTGA
- a CDS encoding DUF58 domain-containing protein yields MRILDFVKPKDLSRVARLQILAREIVEGYCSGRHRSPHKGFSVEFKEHRQYVQGDELKNIDWKVFGKSDRLYIRQYEEETNLRCHLLVDQSGSMAYKGTRSVDGLTKHEYATRLAAAFAYFMLGQQDPVALVTFDNDLRQQVPLRSRPSHLQPILSALVADQSRRDTDLGGVFRKIVPKVGRRGLIVIISDSMGDAESISRSLAQFRANKHEIIFFQILDPDEVEFPFSGRIQFRDLESVLDEQTVDAASIRDAYQDRLTEHNEAMREASRRSRVDLIPITTDQPFVDVLHEYVAARRRVVR; encoded by the coding sequence ATGCGGATTTTGGATTTTGTCAAACCGAAGGACCTGTCACGGGTCGCGCGACTGCAAATCCTGGCGCGGGAGATCGTCGAAGGCTACTGCAGTGGACGACACCGTTCACCCCACAAAGGGTTCAGTGTCGAATTCAAGGAGCACCGACAATACGTCCAAGGCGACGAGCTGAAGAATATCGATTGGAAGGTCTTCGGCAAGAGCGATCGTTTGTACATTCGCCAGTACGAAGAGGAAACGAACCTAAGGTGCCACTTACTGGTCGACCAGAGTGGATCGATGGCGTACAAGGGCACCCGCAGCGTCGACGGTTTGACCAAGCACGAATACGCCACCCGCCTCGCCGCCGCCTTCGCCTACTTCATGCTCGGCCAGCAGGACCCGGTCGCGCTGGTGACGTTCGACAATGACCTGCGGCAACAGGTTCCGCTGCGAAGCCGTCCCTCGCACCTGCAACCGATCCTGTCGGCGCTGGTGGCGGATCAATCACGACGCGACACGGACCTGGGCGGCGTGTTCCGAAAAATCGTCCCCAAAGTCGGACGCCGGGGATTGATCGTGATCATTTCCGATTCGATGGGCGACGCCGAATCGATTTCACGATCATTGGCACAGTTCCGGGCCAACAAGCACGAAATCATTTTCTTTCAAATCTTGGATCCCGATGAAGTGGAGTTTCCGTTTTCGGGCCGGATTCAGTTCCGCGATTTGGAAAGCGTCCTCGACGAACAGACGGTGGATGCCGCGTCGATTCGTGATGCCTATCAGGACCGACTGACTGAGCACAACGAAGCCATGCGCGAAGCCAGTCGACGGAGCCGCGTCGATCTGATTCCGATCACCACGGACCAACCCTTCGTCGACGTCTTGCATGAGTACGTTGCGGCAAGGAGACGCGTGGTCCGATGA
- a CDS encoding prenyltransferase/squalene oxidase repeat-containing protein produces MSRQLQSPSLAGRVERSEGRVVRSSLSDSEPHRPSPRRRQLLRRRDLFAIAGAITGWLATPTWSEEPPSIDNLYIDDELDQACDRAIEFLLRNQRSTGAITDRGHELALTSLAIMALAAIGTEPAEPTRRGRAMRAALDFVLGPDHQNDSGYFGAYDGSRMYGHGIVTLMLTEMLGMGATPKQNELIHERLERALRLILSSQAIRKERKLEGGWRYSPQSRDSDLSVSIWQLMALRSAKNDQMNVPGEAIEKALEYLRNSFTGRRTASGVGEGGFSYTPGQSRPSFTMTAAGLLAMQVCGQYDAPEVAAAADWLFSHRPKTNERYLFYGLYYYAQGMHQVGGKYADESGRVVSSLLLPRQRSDGSWMSPGGEERNVGLVYSTSLALLSLSVRYHYLPIYQR; encoded by the coding sequence GTGTCGAGACAACTTCAGTCACCCTCCCTGGCAGGGAGGGTCGAGCGCAGCGAGGGGAGGGTCGTCCGCTCGTCGCTGAGCGATTCAGAGCCACATCGCCCCTCCCCGCGTCGTCGTCAACTCCTCCGTCGCCGCGACTTGTTCGCGATTGCCGGTGCGATAACCGGATGGCTGGCGACGCCGACATGGTCCGAGGAACCACCATCGATTGACAACCTGTACATCGACGACGAACTGGATCAGGCCTGCGACCGCGCGATCGAATTTCTGCTTCGCAACCAACGTTCCACCGGGGCGATCACCGACCGCGGTCACGAACTGGCGCTCACGTCGCTGGCGATCATGGCGCTGGCGGCGATCGGCACCGAACCGGCCGAGCCCACGCGACGCGGACGGGCCATGCGCGCCGCGCTGGACTTCGTGCTCGGACCCGACCACCAAAACGACTCCGGGTACTTCGGCGCCTATGACGGGTCGCGGATGTACGGCCACGGGATCGTCACGTTGATGTTGACCGAAATGCTCGGCATGGGCGCGACGCCCAAACAAAACGAGCTGATTCACGAACGGCTCGAGCGCGCCCTGCGTTTGATTCTCTCCTCCCAAGCGATCCGGAAAGAGCGAAAACTGGAAGGCGGGTGGCGGTACTCGCCCCAATCGCGCGACAGTGACCTGTCCGTTTCGATTTGGCAACTGATGGCCTTGCGATCGGCCAAGAACGACCAGATGAACGTGCCCGGCGAAGCGATTGAAAAAGCCCTCGAGTACCTGCGCAATTCCTTCACCGGACGACGCACCGCATCCGGGGTCGGCGAAGGCGGTTTCAGTTACACGCCGGGCCAATCACGTCCCTCCTTCACGATGACCGCAGCCGGATTGCTGGCGATGCAAGTCTGTGGACAATACGATGCGCCCGAAGTGGCCGCGGCGGCGGACTGGTTGTTCAGCCATCGCCCGAAGACCAACGAACGTTACCTGTTTTACGGACTGTATTACTACGCCCAAGGCATGCACCAGGTCGGCGGCAAGTACGCCGACGAATCCGGTCGCGTGGTCTCGTCGCTGTTGTTGCCACGACAACGGAGCGACGGATCGTGGATGTCGCCCGGTGGCGAAGAACGGAACGTCGGGCTGGTCTACTCCACTTCGCTGGCGCTGCTGTCCCTCTCCGTGCGCTACCATTATTTGCCGATCTATCAACGATGA
- the leuC gene encoding 3-isopropylmalate dehydratase large subunit, with translation MTDADTSAPRTLLDKIWDQHVVHQPESGPAILYIDLHLVHEVTSPQAFEGLRINGRPVRRPERTLATPDHNVPTSDRSLPIADPISRKQIETLRNNCAEFGVQLFDIGDVRQGIVHVIGPENGYTQPGMTIVCGDSHTATHGAFGALAFGIGTSEVEHVLATQTLLQFKPKTFELRVDGELPKGVTAKDMILYLIGKIGTAGGTGYVLEYTGDCVRNLTMEERMTVCNMSIEAGARAGMIAPDQTTFDYLKGLPESPTDFDAAVARWNQFSTDAGAAYDKSLHFNGADIQPQVTWGTNPGQVISVKDKTPDPADFSDPTDQKTTRDALSYMGLGASTAMEDVAIDRVFIGSCTNARIEDLRAAAEVIKGYHVSDKVNAMVVPGSGKVKVHAEREGLDKIFREAGFDWREAGCSMCLAMNPDKLAPGERCASTSNRNFEGRQGKGGRTHLVSPAMAAAAAIQGHFVDIRQWDYKS, from the coding sequence ATGACCGATGCCGACACGTCCGCCCCGCGGACCTTGCTAGACAAAATCTGGGACCAACACGTCGTCCACCAACCGGAATCCGGACCGGCGATTTTGTACATCGATCTGCACCTGGTTCACGAGGTCACCAGCCCCCAGGCCTTTGAAGGGCTGCGGATCAACGGGCGTCCGGTGCGTCGGCCGGAGCGCACGCTCGCCACGCCGGACCACAACGTCCCGACTAGCGACCGATCCTTGCCCATCGCCGACCCGATCAGCCGCAAACAGATCGAAACCCTGCGCAACAACTGCGCCGAATTCGGCGTCCAGCTGTTCGACATCGGCGACGTCCGCCAAGGCATCGTCCACGTCATTGGCCCCGAAAACGGCTACACCCAACCGGGCATGACGATCGTCTGTGGCGACAGCCACACCGCGACCCACGGTGCCTTCGGCGCCCTCGCCTTCGGGATCGGAACCAGCGAAGTCGAGCACGTCTTGGCGACGCAGACGTTGCTGCAATTCAAACCGAAAACGTTTGAATTACGCGTCGACGGCGAATTGCCCAAGGGCGTGACCGCCAAGGACATGATCCTGTACTTGATCGGCAAGATCGGGACCGCCGGCGGCACCGGTTACGTGCTGGAATACACCGGCGACTGTGTTCGAAATCTGACGATGGAAGAACGCATGACCGTCTGCAACATGTCGATCGAAGCGGGGGCACGGGCCGGGATGATCGCGCCCGATCAAACCACCTTCGACTACTTGAAAGGGTTGCCCGAATCACCGACCGATTTCGACGCCGCCGTCGCCCGTTGGAACCAATTTTCCACCGACGCCGGAGCGGCCTATGACAAGTCGCTGCATTTCAACGGTGCCGACATCCAGCCCCAGGTCACTTGGGGGACAAACCCCGGCCAGGTGATCAGCGTCAAAGACAAGACACCCGATCCGGCCGACTTTTCCGATCCGACCGATCAGAAAACGACCCGCGACGCGCTCAGCTACATGGGGCTGGGCGCCAGCACGGCGATGGAAGACGTTGCGATCGACCGCGTCTTCATCGGTTCCTGCACCAACGCCCGCATCGAAGACCTGCGGGCGGCCGCCGAGGTGATCAAGGGCTACCACGTCAGCGACAAAGTCAACGCGATGGTGGTCCCGGGCAGCGGCAAAGTCAAAGTGCATGCCGAACGCGAAGGCCTGGACAAGATCTTCCGCGAAGCCGGATTCGATTGGCGCGAAGCCGGTTGCAGCATGTGTCTGGCCATGAACCCCGACAAACTGGCGCCGGGCGAACGCTGTGCCAGTACCAGCAATCGAAACTTCGAAGGCCGTCAAGGCAAAGGCGGACGAACGCACCTGGTCAGCCCCGCGATGGCCGCCGCCGCCGCCATCCAAGGCCACTTCGTCGACATCCGCCAGTGGGACTACAAGTCCTAA
- the rarD gene encoding EamA family transporter RarD: MSASTRLGFFCAVAANVIWGLFPIFWNLLRGTSALELVSHRIVWAFVFSMLIAVVRFRLSSRIVRVALLESLRRRQTWAIYSAAAFLIALNWGAFLYAVTNEQVLLSALGYYISPLFNVLLGVVVLGERLSVSRWGAVGLAGVGVSVMTVAAGQFPWVSLLMAGSFAGYALVKKKARLDPMNGLFLETLVLLSPTLVYLALLYQGGAGDFGRGDPMLDWMLIIGGFLTLVPLAFFSAAAQRIPLTLIGVLQFIGPTLQFMVGAFYFGEPMSTYTLVGFTFVWSGVAVFLATRR; encoded by the coding sequence ATGTCCGCATCGACCCGTCTGGGATTTTTCTGCGCCGTTGCCGCCAACGTGATTTGGGGCCTGTTCCCGATCTTCTGGAATCTGCTGCGGGGGACGTCGGCGCTGGAGTTGGTCAGCCACCGAATTGTCTGGGCGTTTGTGTTTTCGATGCTGATCGCCGTGGTCCGATTCCGGCTCAGCAGCCGCATCGTCCGGGTGGCGTTGCTGGAATCGCTTCGCCGGCGACAAACCTGGGCGATTTACTCCGCGGCAGCGTTTCTGATCGCGCTCAATTGGGGGGCGTTCCTGTACGCGGTGACCAATGAGCAAGTGCTGCTTTCGGCGTTGGGCTATTACATCAGCCCACTGTTCAACGTATTGCTGGGCGTCGTCGTGCTGGGCGAGCGGTTGTCGGTTTCGCGTTGGGGCGCGGTGGGTTTGGCCGGGGTCGGCGTTTCGGTGATGACCGTCGCCGCGGGCCAATTCCCGTGGGTTTCGTTGCTGATGGCCGGTTCGTTCGCGGGATACGCGTTGGTCAAAAAGAAGGCCCGGCTGGATCCGATGAACGGTTTGTTCTTGGAAACGCTCGTGCTGTTGTCGCCGACGCTGGTCTATCTGGCGTTGTTGTACCAAGGCGGCGCCGGCGACTTCGGTCGCGGTGACCCGATGCTGGACTGGATGTTGATCATCGGCGGATTTTTAACGCTTGTCCCGCTGGCGTTTTTCTCCGCCGCCGCCCAACGCATTCCGTTGACGTTGATCGGCGTGCTGCAGTTCATCGGGCCGACGTTGCAGTTCATGGTCGGCGCGTTTTATTTTGGCGAACCGATGTCGACGTACACGCTGGTCGGGTTCACGTTCGTTTGGAGCGGCGTCGCCGTGTTTTTGGCGACGCGGCGGTAA